A stretch of the Porifericola rhodea genome encodes the following:
- a CDS encoding SLC13 family permease — MKIRFKNRFPRFAEELKRLSHWEDLAEVKPPIPSRRLLLFISAVVLDILLVRGLFLYSDWQQEAIYMSGIFVLAALLWITEALPLFATAILIIALEIILLANPGNWAGLGFEGGYSPDYREFLAPLSNPVIVLFFGGFILAHAVLKEGVDKAMASGILRAFGGKPIFVMLGLMLITAFFSMWMSNTATTAMMITLVYPILKQIPDKDPLRKGLLLCIPFAANIGGMGTPIASPPNAVAVSFLQQSGFSISFLEWVLIATPLMLFLLLFAWLFLYNNFKPSDSNLYLKPEARKIDTRGWYVILIMVLTVLLWLTDRWHGLSTAVVALFPAIAFTATGLLSRSDVNSLEWHILILIMGGIALGVGMQLSGLDEIFVTFLPSEGKMVLSAMVLATLLFSTFISNTAAANLLLPIGISFAMQPEGAEAGSPVQLAISIALAASLAMALPISTPPNTIAYSKGDLLSSDFTKAGLVIGALAIMLIIALGGTIISFWTSY; from the coding sequence TTGAAGATTAGATTTAAAAACCGTTTTCCACGCTTTGCCGAAGAACTGAAGCGACTCTCCCATTGGGAAGATCTGGCAGAAGTAAAACCGCCCATTCCTTCTCGCAGGCTCCTGCTCTTTATCTCGGCAGTGGTGCTGGATATACTATTGGTCAGAGGGCTTTTTTTATATAGCGATTGGCAGCAGGAGGCGATCTACATGAGTGGCATATTTGTGCTCGCCGCATTGCTCTGGATTACAGAAGCCCTGCCATTGTTTGCTACCGCTATTCTCATTATTGCGCTGGAAATTATTCTTCTGGCCAATCCGGGAAACTGGGCAGGCCTTGGCTTTGAAGGGGGGTACTCTCCTGACTATCGTGAGTTTCTGGCTCCGCTCTCCAATCCGGTAATTGTATTGTTCTTTGGAGGTTTTATTCTTGCCCATGCCGTACTCAAAGAGGGAGTAGACAAAGCTATGGCAAGCGGAATACTACGTGCTTTCGGGGGCAAACCCATCTTTGTTATGCTGGGTCTAATGCTAATCACCGCTTTCTTTTCTATGTGGATGAGCAATACCGCTACTACCGCAATGATGATCACCCTCGTCTACCCTATATTAAAGCAGATACCAGACAAAGACCCTCTACGGAAAGGGCTTTTACTTTGCATTCCTTTTGCGGCGAATATTGGAGGAATGGGTACTCCTATAGCCTCTCCACCCAATGCTGTAGCGGTTTCATTTCTTCAACAGTCAGGTTTTAGTATCAGCTTTCTGGAATGGGTGCTGATTGCCACACCTCTGATGCTGTTTTTACTTCTGTTTGCCTGGTTGTTTCTGTACAATAACTTTAAACCATCAGATAGTAATCTTTACCTTAAACCTGAAGCCCGAAAAATAGATACCCGTGGCTGGTATGTGATTCTAATAATGGTGCTTACAGTGCTACTCTGGCTTACCGACCGCTGGCATGGCCTCTCTACAGCAGTAGTAGCACTATTTCCTGCAATTGCTTTTACTGCTACCGGCCTGCTAAGCCGCAGTGATGTAAACTCACTGGAGTGGCATATCCTGATTTTGATTATGGGAGGTATTGCCCTGGGCGTAGGGATGCAACTAAGCGGACTGGATGAGATATTTGTTACCTTTTTGCCTTCAGAAGGTAAAATGGTGCTCAGTGCTATGGTTTTAGCCACCCTTTTGTTTAGTACCTTTATCTCAAATACCGCTGCGGCAAACCTTCTTCTACCGATAGGAATATCTTTTGCCATGCAGCCGGAGGGGGCAGAAGCAGGTAGTCCGGTACAGCTTGCCATCAGCATAGCACTGGCAGCCTCACTGGCTATGGCGCTTCCTATTAGTACGCCACCTAATACTATCGCTTATAGTAAAGGAGACCTGCTTAGCAGTGATTTTACAAAAGCAGGTCTGGTTATCGGGGCATTAGCCATTATGCTCATTATCGCATTAGGAGGTACAATCATCAGCTTCTGGACCTCCTACTAA